Part of the Spartobacteria bacterium genome is shown below.
TCACCCAGTTCGAGTGCTTTGGATGTGCCGATTGCATGGGATGCGGTACCCAGTGCCACACCGCGTGCGACGGCATGCCTAATTCTGAAAAGGCGAAACACTGGGGCATAGACAAGTATCCCCAAAATCCCAGTAAACACGATTGATATCACAGTGATACTGGCTATGCCACCTAGTGAATCCGACACGATGAGACCAAGAGGCGTCGTAATGGATTTGGGAAGAATCGAACGCAGCAGTTCTCTATCTACATGAAACAGCCAGCACAACACAACAAGACTCACCGCAGAAGTAAGCGTTCCAGCGGCAATCCCGGCAAGGATAGGCAACCTGTGCTCTCTGAGCAGGGGGAGCTGTCGATACAATGGCAACGCCAATAAAATAATGGTCACAGGTAACAGTTCGGCAATATATTTTGCCCCGCTCTTATAGTTATTCAGTGGAATTTTTCCACCAAGCAGCAGGAGAATAATACCAACCATGCTCAGAAGAACCGGATGCGCTAGCGGATTTCGAACTTTTCGATAGACCCGCAACGAAACGATATAAAAAACAAAGGTCAGCACAATGCCAAACAACGGATTATACGTAAGCAGTTTTATCACGACGCCTCCCCTGTCCGGTTCATAAAAAGCTGAACCACCAGCCCTGTCACCCCCATGACAAGAACATTGCTGATGGCCAGAATCACCACCAATTTCACGATGCTGCCAGTCAGCTCGTCCATGGAATTGATGATCTGCACCGCTGGCGGAATGAAAAAAAATGCCAGATTTTTAAGTATCAGTGTGGACACACACTGATACTTTTGCACATCTAGCAACTTTGTTCTAAGCAGTATGAAAAACAGCCCCATACTAATGAGGCTACCCGGAACCGGGATAAAGGATGATCCGAATACGCCGACCGCGAAAATGACTACAACAGTCACCACTTCATAAACAATCTGCTTTATCATCCCTTTCGAGGCAATCTGCACCCCGGATCACGCAGTAATGCGCTAATATCCATTGCCGAGATCACCCGGAACCATGGGAGATGCTTCCCAGTCAGCGGGATTATTCCAGGGAATATCGGATTCGTTACCATCCTCACCGGTGGTCATACAACCGGTCAGAGACAACAGGCCGCAAAAAAGAAATGCGGCAACGCATGTTTTCAATAAAAAATGTTTCATAGTGTACCCCATAAAAAAGTTTTTAATCAGGAAAAGGGCCACACGGACGGTGCAGCAACATAATAATTCAGTTCCATCACCTGCAATGTGATCACACCAATGAAACAGAGTAAAGCAATAAGAGCTAGAATACTGAGGATTTTAAAAGAGAACATGATCCCCCTCCTGAATGGCTGACTGGCTCCAGTCGGGGAGAATTTCCCCGATTGCCATATCATCCGAAACCGCGCTGATGAACAGCTTTCCGATGAGCTGGTCGTCTCGATAAGCCAGCATATCGACGTCCGGGATCAATCCGGCTTTACGACCAATATCCAGCACGACAAAATTCCAGGACGCATTAACTGATACAACATTGCCACCCAGGCCCTCCGGCACCGTTTTCATCCCCGCCTCAACCATGAGGTCATCTTCGAACTTCTTTACCGTCGCTTTCTGAGTGAGCAATTCATCCTGAAGATCCTGAATCGTATCACTTTTCTCGGCAAGCAATGCATTCAAATCATCGACTTCTGTACCAAGCTGCTCTTTTTCACCCTCCAGCACATTGATCTGACCACGGATCTGATCGACTTCATTTCGTGCCGCCTGCATACTGTTTTGCGCACGCGTCGCGGCCTCCTTTGCGGCGGCCAGTTCGGCGATTCCATTCTGAATTTCCTGCTGAGCAGTGGCCAGCTCGCCTTGTAGACGCTGCACGTCGGACTGCGCACTTTGCAAAT
Proteins encoded:
- a CDS encoding LrgB family protein, with the protein product MGGDSGHQQCSCHGGDRAGGSAFYEPDRGGVVIKLLTYNPLFGIVLTFVFYIVSLRVYRKVRNPLAHPVLLSMVGIILLLLGGKIPLNNYKSGAKYIAELLPVTIILLALPLYRQLPLLREHRLPILAGIAAGTLTSAVSLVVLCWLFHVDRELLRSILPKSITTPLGLIVSDSLGGIASITVISIVFTGILGILVYAPVFRLFRIRHAVARGVALGTASHAIGTSKALELGEIDGAMSSLAIIISGVFTVVATPLFLVLLAWL
- a CDS encoding CidA/LrgA family protein translates to MIKQIVYEVVTVVVIFAVGVFGSSFIPVPGSLISMGLFFILLRTKLLDVQKYQCVSTLILKNLAFFFIPPAVQIINSMDELTGSIVKLVVILAISNVLVMGVTGLVVQLFMNRTGEAS